In the Capra hircus breed San Clemente unplaced genomic scaffold, ASM170441v1, whole genome shotgun sequence genome, one interval contains:
- the TMEM191C gene encoding transmembrane protein 191C: protein MAEAQELLLQLQKDNRDGRLRKQELEELVRGLEAESESLAARLQDLSERERGLQRRRSQAARALRGEAREAARERADRARRLLEAAEQRQRDLEQQNRQLQEQWEELSSQLFYYGGEQLSQQRAEQQLGTQLAALQKQLALVEAKHTMQAEALRQSARRMEEAWASFQEQSGVLQELQGKVMEAAAALDSSRGGPEPCDSQPRRGQDCADSLMEEVAKAECETRLFGAGAAGFRLWALGALQTLLLLPLGVVALPLLYLALANPSALRRGLARPGSDAALRRLRYTLAPLLRLRAGGLLPA from the exons ATGGCCGAGGCGCAGGAGCTGCTTCTGCAGCTGCAGAAGGACAACCGCGACGGGCGGCTGCGGAAgcaggagctggaggagctggTGCGCGGGCTGGAGGCCGAGAGCGAGAGCCTCGCCGCGCGCCTGCAGGACCTGAGCGAGCGCGAGCGCGG CCTGCAGCGTCGGCGGAGCCAGGCGGCGCGGGCCCTGCGTGGGGAGGCGCGCGAGGCGGCGCGGGAGCGCGCGGACCGGGCGCGCAGGCTGCTGGAGGCGGCGGAGCAGCGCCAACGGGACCTG GAGCAGCAGAACCGACAGCTGCAGGAGCAGTGGGAGGAGCTGTCAAGCCAG ctcttctACTACGGAGGCGAGCAACTGAGCCAGCAGCGGGCGGAGCAGCAGCTCGGGACCCAACTGGCGGCCCTGCAG AAACAACTGGCGCTGGTGGAGGCCAAGCACACCATGCAGGCGGAGGCCCTGCGGCAG AGCGCACGGCGGATGGAGGAGGCCTGGGCCAGCTTCCAGGAGCAGAGCGGAGTCTTGCAG GAGTTGCAGGGGAAGGTGATGGAGGCGGCGGCTGCACTCGACAGCTCGCGGGGCGGCCCGGAGCC GTGCGACTCACAGCCCCGACGGGGGCAGGACTGCGCGGACTCGCTCATGGAAGAGGTGGCCAAGGCGGAGTGT GAGACGCGGCTGTTCGGCGCGGGTGCGGCGGGCTTCAG GCTGTGGGCGCTGGGCGCGCTGcagacgctgctgctgctgccgctgggCGTCGTGGCGCTGCCGCTGCTCTACCTGGCGCTGGCGAACCCCTCGGCCCTGCGCCGCGGCCTCGCGCGCCCGGGCTCGGACGCCGCCCTGCGCCGCCTGCGCTACACGCTGGCCCCGCTGCTCCGGTTGCGTGCGGGCGGACTGCTGCCCGCCTAG